The Fusarium falciforme chromosome 12, complete sequence DNA window CCGCTTCTTGCATTCATCGCTGCACAATGGCGTCAATATCGTCGATAACCGTACGATGCTCCTGAAACTCACCATGCCATGGACGTGTATTTTCCCCGCTTGGCGCGTCGGGCTGCCGACCCATCTGCCGGAGCCTCAGAGCCGGTAGGATTCCGCTTGCGCGGCTTGGAAGCCGACTCGGCCGCAGGGGCGACAGTCTCAGCCTCGATTTCCATTGCCTCTCTTCTGTGTCGTCGAGTTCCGAGATGAAAGCAGGAGAGGGGAGGGGCTGCCTGGGGGTTATGGCCAGTGGCCGGGACCTCACTCGGAAATGTTCCGCAGTTCCGAGCAACACTAGTCGGGGCCTCGGATGTGGTCGATCCCCCGCATCAACCGAAGGGCAATTGAAGCCAGACAAAGTAACTTTGAGGTGCGGAGAGTCATGGCTACTCGCGGATATGCAATGACATGCTTCCGGGCCTTGTGTGGTATATAGAGAGTCCTCTCTGAGGATGAGTAAACCTGACAATCAAGCCTTCTTGGACAACAACGCCCGCAAACATGaccatcgccaacctccTCGTGTCCTTAAACGACAAGGTCCAAGAGAACAAGGGCCAGTCTGTTCTCCTAACGCTTGTCATTGCTCCGTTGATATACCTCTTTATCAACGAACTCGTCCGACACAATGCACGCATCAGCAAACTCCAAGGACCTCCCGGACTTCCATTGATTGGCAATATTTGGGATATTCATATTAACGCGGCTGAAAAGTATCGCGAATGGTCTAAAAAGTATGGCAAGGTGTATCAGATTCAGCTTGGCAATATTCCCATTGTCGTTGTCAACTCGGCCAGCGCTGCGAGGACCATCTTTGGAGCCAACGCCCAGGCCCTGAGCTCACGTCCCGAGTTTTATACTTTCCACAAGGTAGGTGCACAATATTATGCTCTATAAGCCGACTACTAATTCAATTCCAGGTCCTCTCTGACACGGCTGGAACCACAATCGGCACCTCGCCATACAGTGACTCCCTCAAGCGTCGCCGCAAGGGCGCCGCTTCTGCCCTCAACCGACCATCTGTGGCCACCTACGTCGATCACCTCGACATCGAGACTCGAGACTTTATCAAGGAGCTCTGCAACTATGGAGAGGCTGGTAAGGTCCCTGTCGACCCGATGCCCATGATCCAACGCCTCTCGCTCTCCCTCGCTTTGACACTCAACTGGGGCATCCGACTCAAGAGCCAGGAGGATGACCTGTTTAATGAGATCACCCACGTCGAGGAAGAGATCAGCCGCTTCAGATCGACAACTGGAAACCTGCAAGACTACATCCCTCTCCTCCGTCTGAATCCTCTCAACCTGTCATCCTCCAAGGCCCGCTCCATGCGTGACAGACGCGACAAGTACCTCGGAGATCTCAACCGCGGCCTCGATGAGCGAATCGCCAACGGGACTTACAAGCCGTGCATTCAAGCCAATGTCATTATGGACAAGGAagccaagctcaacaaggaCGAACTTACATCCATTAGCTTGACCATGCTCTCTGGCGGCCTCGATACCATTACCACGCAGGTGGCCTGGTCCATCGCCTACTTTGCCCAGCACCCTGAAATccaggagaaggccaagtcAGAGATTGAAAAGTTCTACGCGACGAACCAGCCGATGtgtgatgaggaagatgatCAGAAGTGCCAGTACATCGTTGCCCTCGTGCGAGAGTCTCTGCGATACTTTACTGTGCTTCGACTTGCTCTGCCTCGCGCCTCTATCAAGGACGTCGTCTACAACGGAGTAACCATTCCCAAGGGAACTGTTGTCTTTTTGAACGCCTGGGCTTGCAACATGGGTAAGTAACCAATCATCAGTAtgtaatacttatagctaacACCTCCAAGACGAACAAGTCTGGACCGATCCCGAGGTCTTCCGACCAGAGCGCTGGCTGGAGCAGCCCGATGCCCCCTTGTTCACATACGGCGTGGGCTATCGCATGTGTGCTGGATCTCTGCTTGCCAACCGAGAGCTCTATCTCTTGTATATGAGACTTCTCAACAGCTTCAAGATTGAGAAGCACGACGACATCGATTGCGATCCCATCACTGGCAACTTGGACCCTACAAGTCTGGTGGCCATGCCTCGCCGCTACAAGGCCGTTTTCACACCACGGGACCCCAAGGCCTTGAAGGCAGCTTTGGCACAGCAGGTGGAGTAGAGAGGACATGGGATGGGTATTTTGATTGTGGTTGTGCTGCATCGAATTGCATCGAATTGCATCGAATTCTATGTCGTCATTTTGTTCTTTGCTCCTATACATGACACTCTTTTGCTTTGAGAGTGGAAGCAGAACCAACACCAGCGACAACAATGCATATCTTAAGGCGACGGAAGGTGTAGGATAGTATATGATTGAGGTGGTCGAGACCACACTGATGCTATACGCCGATGACTGAATGTCTGCATTTACATACAATAAAACAAACATATAGAATGCATAAACGCGCGCTAAATGCTATGATAAAGACTGCCCCTTTCAATCCTCCTTCTGCTCAGGCTTCTTACCCCAGATAACATAGACCGGAATGTAGAGGTGGATGGTCGGGTCGTTGAACTGCTTGCGCACCTTGGCGATGAGCACCTGGATCTCCTCGTCACTCCAGCCGAGGACTCGGGAGAAGACGGCGGGCGTATATGACTCGGCGCCTTGAATCTGCTGGATGAGCTGATACTTGCCGagttccttgagcttgggatCCTTGGGCCAGCCGCCGATGGGTAGCTAGGGGGTATATCAGTACCTGAATCTGCTACTGTGAACAGGGGAAACAATTTCAAATCACAAACCTTGAGAATCTCCTGTTGGACGTCCTGGAATCCAGCCTCCTccaacttcttcttccacGTAGGAGCACCATCTATAGGCTTTCCAAACTTTTCAATTCCCGCAACCAGCTGGCTACACCAAGAGTGAACATCcgcagccttcttggcagtGTCGTCGTCAGAGAGGAAACGTGTGTAAGCTGCCTGCAACTCAAAGTAACCGCCGGGGCTCAGATGCTTAAAGGCCTGGGCAAAaagcttgtcgtcgtcggcgatgCAGCCCTCGAGCTCACGGCCGTGGATGAAATCAAAGGGTCTTGAGTAGGGCCATTCGGCTTCAAAGTCGTCGACCTCGAAGAGACAGTTAGGAGGGGTCCTAGAATCAAGTAAGTTGAGAACCAGGCCCTCACGTGCGATGGCGTCCATACCATCCAGGCTGAATAGGGCTCAGATCAGTTCCAATAACTTCCGCGCCAGGGTTTTCACTATCAACCGTCAGATATGCTTGGTTGGTTGATAGATATCATATCGTACTCTGCAAAATCCATAGCCCAAACTCCGGTACCAGTGCCCAGATCAAGCACGCGTTGAGGGTCCTTGACGGGAGAACGGTGAAGTTCACCCCCGAGAGCCAGGTTGCAGATGTGATGCAACAGGTCCATTCTGTCttgctcttcctcgtcattgGGCTTCCATGTCTCAGCCTGGTTTCCGTGGAGTGCAGAGTAGATACGTACCATCAGGTAAGAACCTTCCCGGAAAGCATGGTATCGACGGCCATTCTATAGTAGGGTTAGT harbors:
- a CDS encoding 3-hydroxyphenylacetate 6-hydroxylase, with the protein product MTIANLLVSLNDKVQENKGQSVLLTLVIAPLIYLFINELVRHNARISKLQGPPGLPLIGNIWDIHINAAEKYREWSKKYGKVYQIQLGNIPIVVVNSASAARTIFGANAQALSSRPEFYTFHKVLSDTAGTTIGTSPYSDSLKRRRKGAASALNRPSVATYVDHLDIETRDFIKELCNYGEAGKVPVDPMPMIQRLSLSLALTLNWGIRLKSQEDDLFNEITHVEEEISRFRSTTGNLQDYIPLLRLNPLNLSSSKARSMRDRRDKYLGDLNRGLDERIANGTYKPCIQANVIMDKEAKLNKDELTSISLTMLSGGLDTITTQVAWSIAYFAQHPEIQEKAKSEIEKFYATNQPMCDEEDDQKCQYIVALVRESLRYFTVLRLALPRASIKDVVYNGVTIPKGTVVFLNAWACNMDEQVWTDPEVFRPERWLEQPDAPLFTYGVGYRMCAGSLLANRELYLLYMRLLNSFKIEKHDDIDCDPITGNLDPTSLVAMPRRYKAVFTPRDPKALKAALAQQVE